TTGACCTTTTCCATGTACTTTTGAATTTTACTCGGAGGGGTGCGGAAGATAGCCTGGGCGATGTTCTCTGGAGTATCGAGAATTGGAGGGGGAAAGTGATTCTTGACAGGCCGTCCCCGGGGACGGGGAGGAGACTTCGGGGCATTGCTGGAGTTTGATCTTGACACGACAAACTGGAACGGCTTAGCTTTGATTGCGAAGAGGAGAGGACGCGAATTGGAAAGCAAGCCAACTCAAAATCGGCTGCCCTGGAAGGGGTTGTGGGTTCGAGTCCCACCCTCTCCGCTTTGTTTAGAATAACCTGCTTTCAAACCTAAAAGTAAAGACTTTTTCCGAAAGTTTCCCGTCCTGGTTTTCCTGCTGTCCCGGGTCTCGTATAATTTAACCAACTGTGATGTCGGAGCTTCCGACCTTCTAGGCCGGGTCTCCCGCTAAATACAACACCCTTATTTCAAGCCTGGGTCGCTCCCAGGCTGAGGGAAATAAGCGGGGTGTCCTTCGCTTCGACATCACAGGGACCCGACACCCACCTCAACTGTGAAAGGAAAGTCAATGACAGAAACAAGATTAAGAAGCATGCTGGCTTCGAGGGATGGGATTGTGATGGTAACGTCCGTTCTACAGTCCCTCTATTACAATCCGACAAAGCCCGGGGGACTCTTCTCAAGGGCATTCGATGAATATACCGAGAGCCTTCGCTCGCTAGTCGGGATAGTAAGAGCCAATCGTTATACGGGCAATCTCCCGCAGAAAAGCGTTAAAGCAGTTTCACTCCTTCTTGGTGATAAAGGATCTAACCCTGAAAATTGGGCTCTAGCGGCGGAGCAGCTAGACTGCGAGAGGCAATTAATCGAGGCTACCGAAAAGTTGGACCTTCTCTGCCGACAGCTTCAAGGGGAGGTCATTCCCGAGGAGGATTAAGTTTTAGGCTGGATTGAAAAGGCTCTAGAGGCTTTGGAAAAACGGATGTCGTTCTGGAGGGAGAGTAACCGTTAGTCGAGCTTGACAAGGGAAGATTATCTGCTTTGCCTACAAATGTTACATAGACATTTGTCAAGAGTTTTTTCAAAAAATGAAAATTTTCATTTGTCAGGCGGAAAAGTTAGGCTAGACTAAAGTTGCCTGACGAACGAATGGCCCCTTGTTTACTACAACTTATGCTTGCGGACCCAAAAACACCAAGCTTTTAGGCCGTAATCATGAGCATCGTAGGTGATGCCGTTTCGGGTAACAAATCTTCTGAAAATCTTTACCCATTCTCCTGACGATTTGTCCATAGGCTTGCCTCCTTTCTGCTGTCGTTGCAGCGACAGCGTCTCCCGTGATTCGAGGGAAAAGGTGACAAGGGGCCATTCATCCGAACTCTACTGCTTAATTTCTTCCAACACCATACCACAAAATTTAATAAAAGTCAAGTAAAAACTGCTATCGGCAAATGAGGATTATCCTTTTGGGTGAGTGGCCCTAACCTTGTCTATGCTACTTGCTAACTGGTATCAAGATTGGCCAAGCCTTGTATCCATAGCTTTTCGCATAGACTCGATTGCCGTTCTTGTCCAGGTAATACGTTCTGAATATCAGAACGTAACCTGGAGGAACGATGGGTTTGTTTCCCATATGGCCACAACCTCCTTTCCGCCGAAGTGTCGGCGGGCGGTATCACCGAACTCGGCAAAAAGGGTTAGTTAGGGCCACTCGCCCAAAAGGATACTACGCAAGATCCTGCGGTGTGTCAATAAGTCTAATCGAACATCTTGTAGTCAACTTCCCAATTGCCTATTTCTTAGGCTGATCCCTTTCCCAATCCAAGGCAGAGTCCCGACTAACCCTGTGACCTACCTGTTTAATGTGGCCATCGTCTCCATAGGTCTGCTTGTGTTCTTGCTCCCTCCTTTCCAAATCGTTCGTTATTCCCCGGTGAACGATTTTATTCCCCTTTTTGAAGTGATATTTGAAGGTGTCTCTTGGCATCGCCATCTCTCCATTCTGGTCTAAATGAAAAAGGGGGACCGATCTCGGACCCCCGCACTCAAGACGTTATCAATCTTGGTTTATCGTGTCAAGTCCCGATACCGCAGCCTCCTCCCCTCCAGCCTTCGAGCCACAATACGCATCTGCTCAATCGTATCAAGACCCCGGACGTTATGCCGTCCCTCGAATTCCCGGATGTAACGACCAACGTGCCTCGGGCTCATCTTATGATAGGTCCCGTAGTACCCCCGCTTCAGCAAGGCCCAGAAGGATTCGATTCCATTCGTATGAGCTTGGCCCCGGACGTATTCCCCGACATTGTGGGCTACCGCTTCCCGATTCGGGAGTCCCTTGTAGGCCGGGAATTGATCAGTGAAAATCTTGACGCCTTCCTCCGTCCTTTCTTCGATGGCTCCTCGAAGCTCCCTCTTAGTTGCATCGGGGATAACCTTGGCGCTAACTTGGTTGGAATCCCGATCCTTGATTCCAATAACGGCAGTCTTCCCCCGGGTCCCACCTCGGATGTCTAACTTGTCCTTGTAATGACGATTGCTCTCCTTCCCTCCGAGATAGGTTTCATCCACCTCCACCGGGCCTCGAAAAGGGCAAGGATTCTCTTCCTCCCAGGCTCCTCGAATTCGATGCATTAGGTGCCAAGCCGTCTTCTGCGTAATGCCGAGATCCCGGTGCAACTTCATCGAGCTGGTCCCCTTAATCCCAGTAGCGTGAAGGTAGATGGCGATGGCCCATACCCGGAGCCCGAGGTTAGAGCCCTGCATCAGGGTCCCCGTCTTAACGCTGAAGTCCACCCGGCAATCGCGACAGCGAAACGGCTGCGGCTTCCGGGTCGGACGGGCCTGAACGTTCATCGAGCCGCAATCCAGGCAAGCGACTCCTTGGGGCCAGCGCTGCGTAATGAACCAACCTTCTGCCGTCTTATCGTCCGGGAACATCCGGAAGATCTGAAGAAGTGTTAAGCCCTTTCGGTTAGACCTTCCAGGAGCTTTCTTCTTTTTAGCCATCGGTCAATCCCTCCTAAACATTACGGAAGAATTTTACCCTAGAATGACGCAAAAGTAAAGAGAAGTTGCGAAAAAAATTCAAGCTATTCCAGGGTTATTTCCGGGATGGAGGTTTTCGCTTTACTTCGAGGGAGGGGAGGGGGGAGGTTAAGGGGGAGGAGGTTCCCTTGAAAAAACAAAACGTAGTCCCTTTCCCTTCTTACGTTCCTGAGGAAAGAGTTTCCCTTTGGCAGCGGTTAAAGTGGGGATTTGCTGAACCTTGGAGATTGGTAGGGCGCCTTTTCAATCTCCTTAAACTTCCCGGATTCGTTCGTCCTTGTACCTATAGGTCAAGTTTATTCGAGGAAGATTTGTTCATCAAAGTCAACAACTCCAAGTCAGGCCGGTACACCGTTATAAAGATAAACGGCCTAGACCTTTATTTCAATCGGTGCTCCGGAAAGATCGATGGAGTGGGCTCGGGCTCCCTTCCCCCGAGGCAAGGAATTTTTACTGATTGCAAGCGGGGCGATATTTCCTAATCCATTCTTGCTCGGTTCGATTCCTCGCATCAGAATCCCAAACCACTTCGAAAATAAAAGCAGTTGGGCTATAGCTCCATATGCAATCGGATTGGTCGGACTCCTTATCGTAATGCTCCAAAAGCCTTCCACGGATATTTTGGGATTGGCCTGCGTAGATATTCCGGGACTCTTTGTAGATTAGATACACCCCCGGACTCGTAGAGGCATTCTCATTAATAGTGGATCTGGTAAAGCTATATCCCATTTCTTTCCTCCTCCTTTTCTTTGTACAAATCCCCTCTCCTAGTTGTCAAGCAATTTCGTCAGTGTAGCTAAGTCACATAGGGTAGAACCGTATATAATTCCCACATGATTTATGTTGTGGAAATCAAGGACGATTCAGAGATTGCTGACCCATCCTTGGAGAATCAGAAAAAGTTCGAGTACGCACAAGCCCACTATGACCGACTCAACCGTTGGCTTGCGGACACGGGTGTTTCTACTCGCTATCAACACAACTGGCTATCGCCAAAGTCGTACAACCGGTTCTTTCAGTCGTTGCGTGAGGGTGCGGCGGAAGGGTTCCGGTCTGAGTTGGACGTTGCGCTTACGCAACAAATTGGAGAACGATGACACTCGATGGCTAAGCGGAAATTTATACCAAGTCGAGGGATAACTTTGGCGATACCCTCATGCTTATTTTTCTTTCTCTCTTTCGGGAAACGCGGAAACATGGCCGCAAAAAGAGATTCTATGAATGGGACCAACATTCCGACAGCCGCCATGCTGTGAGTAGCATCCTAAAAAAATGATTGATACGTTTCGTCGACCCGCAGATCGTCTTGATGGGGACTGTTCCTCACCTGCGTTGTCCGTCGTGCTTGTTCATAAAGAGCCTCGATTTTCCGGGCCAAATCTTCATCTCCTTGCTGGTTGCGGCGAATCAGGCTCTTGATTGCTAATAGCTGCGCTTCGAAATCGAGGGTTTGCATTTCGATGTGTGCCAAGTCTCTGTTGGTCAATGCGTGACGCAGTACTCCCTATATTTCTCTGTGTCAATTTGCTGACCCCGGGTCCATTTTCTGACAACAGCGGTGGCTTTCTCGTAGACTTCCGTGACTGTCATTCCCATCAAACATTGGGGGTGCCACCTAACCTCCGATAGTGGATGTTGGTTGAGAACAATACGAGGAGAGGAGAAGCCGATGAGCAACACACCCAGATGCTTCATTTGGGGAACTGCCGCCATAGAGATTTACGCTGCCCGGGCAGAGAGTGGCGGGCTTCTGGCTGCCGCAATTTGTGACTCCCCGCGCGCTGGTGGCAAATATTGGATCAGCCTCCAGGCTCAGCATTTTTTTGAAAACCCCGACCAATTCGACTGGATTGACGATGCCCTCAAGGCCCGATTGACGACCTGGTTGATTGAGCAGAGAGAAGCAGGAGTCGAGTGCCCGAAGATCTACGGTAGAGACATCAACAAATTCAAAACCAGAGGCGCCTTGTTGATGAAGCAACGGGCACAGAAACTACTGACTTATATCAGTCTATCGCTAGCTGACGCGGCAGACTTCTTTGTCGTGAAAGCAAACCGCGGTCAGAGGAACGAAATGCTGGCATGGTCTGAATCCATCTCTGATGAGCAGTTAGGGAATGTTTTGAGGTATCTCGTCGAGAGCAATTACTTGGCGAGGGGTTCAAAAAAAAACAGGTTTCGCCTCACTGCAACGGGACACGAGGAAGTGGCCAAGAAGAAGGACAGGAGAGAACGTGAAGAAACTTCGAGCGACTGAACACATGCCAGAAAACATCTCTGACGAACTTGAAGGGGTTCTCTGCGCCTACGAAGAACTGTTGTGCGGGATTCTGTATCTACTTCCGACGTTTTCGCCACTAGACCCGCTTAGGGGGATCAGAGTAGTGAATCTCGATCTTACCACCAGCGAGTATGAGAGGCGCTCTTCTGCTTTCCGAAGCGGGATCGAGATGGTAGCGGAGGCGATCGACAAACGAGTCAAAGCCATGCCGAGTGGAATCGTATATAGCGTAAAACTACTTCCAAAATCTACCCAATGAAAGGCGCTCCATGGACACCACTACAGAGAAACAAATTCTCGAAACCCTCAGAACCATCGCCGGAACTTTGGGTCAGATAGCTGACTTGCTCGCACAGATCTCCAGGACGCTGGCTACCCCGAAAGGGTAAGGCCATTTGTAAACACCCGAGAGTACCCACGTAGCTCCCCGCCCGGCTAAGTGGCTAGCCGGGGGTGTCTACATCAGTGCTCTCCTTCAGATCTCGTGGTTACGATTCGAGGTAGTTCCCGATGAAAATAGAGGCCGAAGCCAAGACGGCCAAGTCCCACGTCGGTTCGAATCCCCTGGAGTTACGATAGCCGGTGCGTCGGCGGCTTGAGGTGCTCCGTAACCGTCCGCAGCACGACTCCGCCT
The window above is part of the Acidobacteriota bacterium genome. Proteins encoded here:
- a CDS encoding IS1595 family transposase; the encoded protein is MAKKKKAPGRSNRKGLTLLQIFRMFPDDKTAEGWFITQRWPQGVACLDCGSMNVQARPTRKPQPFRCRDCRVDFSVKTGTLMQGSNLGLRVWAIAIYLHATGIKGTSSMKLHRDLGITQKTAWHLMHRIRGAWEEENPCPFRGPVEVDETYLGGKESNRHYKDKLDIRGGTRGKTAVIGIKDRDSNQVSAKVIPDATKRELRGAIEERTEEGVKIFTDQFPAYKGLPNREAVAHNVGEYVRGQAHTNGIESFWALLKRGYYGTYHKMSPRHVGRYIREFEGRHNVRGLDTIEQMRIVARRLEGRRLRYRDLTR